Below is a genomic region from Sulfitobacter sp. OXR-159.
CCTCTGTGGGCCTGTCGGAACCGTGGCGGATCATCCGCGTGCAATCTGACACCGCGCGCCGAGCCGCGCTTGAGAATTTCGAAACAGCCAATGCCCGCGCCCTTGCCGGATATGACGGCGAGAAGGCCGCGCATTATGCCGGGCTCAAGCTCTCGGGCATGAGCGAAGCGCCCGAGCAACTGGCGATTTACTGTGATGAAAGCACCGACAAGGGCAGTGGCCTTGGTGCCGGGACAATGCCCGAGATGCGCCGCTATTCCGTGGTGGGTGCGATCAACTATCTATGGCTCACCGCCCGCGCCCATGGCCTTGGGCTGGGCTGGGTTTCCGTGCTTGACCCTGCGCGGCTGAACCGTGATCTTGCCGTTCCAAGGGACTGGTCGCTGGTGGCCTATCTTTGCATGGGCTGGCCCGAAGACAACAGCCTGACGCCGGAACTGGAAACCAAGGGCTGGGAGACCCGCGCCCCAAGCCTGAAG
It encodes:
- the bluB gene encoding 5,6-dimethylbenzimidazole synthase, with translation MDAFSEDFRAGLHDLMRWRRDVRRFRTDPLDEALVQTCLDSFTLAPSVGLSEPWRIIRVQSDTARRAALENFETANARALAGYDGEKAAHYAGLKLSGMSEAPEQLAIYCDESTDKGSGLGAGTMPEMRRYSVVGAINYLWLTARAHGLGLGWVSVLDPARLNRDLAVPRDWSLVAYLCMGWPEDNSLTPELETKGWETRAPSLKIETR